Proteins from a genomic interval of Epinephelus fuscoguttatus linkage group LG16, E.fuscoguttatus.final_Chr_v1:
- the LOC125903895 gene encoding RNA polymerase-associated protein LEO1-like, with product MAPRDLDLDGVSFVIEYPADGSPEVIWILDDDEDEFQVGDVQVGNFIPQVYSDEEDEAEAEEDYHDDIDMEDFDDEDTEDEDNDMLDFDNEDWRALESEEDSGYGSMSEEEEEDVEDEEEPPAQPVECPEDLPPVSPRSEDSAPPASSLSSSTKRCREDSDTLQVSVKRERWICEDCDCEPRPSTSGLSSATKRSREDSDTPQVSGKRQRKTCEDCNEEPRPSTSGHSSSTHRSGEEDYRNSAPSTSGSSSSMPRRYWPSSFQYPRRPDDSDSDED from the coding sequence ATGGTGTGTCCTTCGTTATCGAGTACCCGGCAGATGGCTCCCCTGAAGTCATCTGGATCCTCGACgatgatgaagatgagtttCAGGTAGGTGATGTACAGGTAGGTAACTTCATTCCCCAAGTTTACTCTGATGAAGAGGATGAGGCTGAGGCTGAGGAGGACTACCATGATGACATTGACATGGAAGACTTTGACGATGAAGACACCGAGGATGAAGACAATGACATGTTAGACTTTGACAATGAGGACTGGAGAGCCCTAGAGAGTGAAGAAGATTCTGGGTACGGGTCCATGagcgaggaggaagaggaggatgtcGAGGATGAAGAGGAGCCTCCTGCACAGCCAGTGGAGTGTCCTGAAGATCTGCCCCCAGTCTCTCCTCGGTCTGAAGACTCTGCTCCCCCAGCCTCCAGCCTCAGCTCATCCACCAAGAGATGCAGGGAGGACAGCGACACACTTCAGGTAAGTGTGAAGAGGGAGAGGTGGATCTGTGAGGACTGCGACTGTGAGCCAAGACCCTCCACTTCAGGCCTCAGCTCTGCCACAAAGAGAAGCAGGGAGGACAGCGATACACCTCAGGTAAGTgggaagaggcagaggaagaccTGTGAGGACTGCAATGAAGAGCCAAGACCCTCCACTTCAGGCCACAGCTCCTCCACACACAGAAGCGGAGAAGAGGACTACAGGAACTCTGCACCCTCCACTTCTGGCTCCAGCTCCTCCATGCCCAGAAGATATTGGCCGAGTTCTTTCCAGTACCCGAGGAGGCCCGATGACAGCGACTCCGATGAAGACTGA